The nucleotide sequence catatctcttcccgcttgcgtctccctccctcccaccctccctatcgcacccctccaggcggtcacaaatcaccgagctgatctccctgtgctatgcggctgcttcccactagctatctacctttcgtttggtagtgtatatatgtccatgcctctctctcgctttgtcacagctcacccttccccctccccatatcctcaagtccattctctagtaggtctgtgtctttattcctgtcttacccctaggttcttcatgacatttttttcctcaaattccatacatatgtgttagcatacggtatttgtctctctctttctgacttacttcactctgtatgacagactctaggtctatccacctcattacaaatagctcaatttcgtttctttttatggctgagtaatattccattgtatatatgtgccacatcttctttatccattcatccgatgatggacacttaggttgtttccatctccaggctactgtaaatagagctgcaatgaacattttggtacatgactctttttgaattatggttttctcagggtatatgcccagtagtgggattgctgggtcatatggtagttctatttgtagttttttaaggaacctccatactgttctccacagtggctgtatcaatttacattcccaccaacagtgtaagagggttcccttttctgcacaccccctccagcatttattgtttctagatttttttgatgatggccattctgactggtgtgagatgatatctcattgtagttttgatttgcatttctctaatgattagtgatgttgagcattctttcatgtgtttgttggcagtctgtatatcttctttggagaaatgtctatttaggtcttctgcccatttttggattgggttgtttgtttgttattaagctgcataagctgcttataaattttggagattaatcctttgtcagttgcttcatttgcaaatattttctcccattctgagggttgtcttttggtcttgtttatggtttcatttgctgcgcaaaagcttttaagtttcattaggtcccatttgtttatttttgtttttatttccatttctctaggaggtgggtcaaaaaaggaccttgctgtgatttatgtcatagagtgtcctgcctatgttttcctctaagagtttgatagtttctggccttacatttaggtctttaatccattttgagcttatttttgtgtacggtgttagggagtgatctaatctcatacttttacatgtacctgtccagttttcccagcaccacttattgaagaggctttcctttctccactgtacattcctgcctcctttatcaaagataaggtgaccatatgtgcgtgggtttatctctgggctttctatcctgttccattgatctatatttctgtttttgtgccagtagcatactgtcttgattactgtagctttgtagtatagtctgaagtcaggaagcctgattcctccagcttcgtttttcgttctcaagactgctttggctattcggggtcttttgtgtttccgtacaaattgtgaaattttttgttctagttctgtgaaaaatgccagtggtagtttgatagggattgcactgaatctgtagattgctttgggtagtagagtcattttcacaatgttgattctcccaatccaagaacatggtacatctctccatctacttgtatcatctttaatttctttcatcagtgtcttataattttctgcatacaggtcttttgtctccttaggtaggtttattcctagatattttattctttttgttgcaatggtaaatgggagtgttttcttgatttcactttcagatttttcatccttagtgtataggaatgccagagatttctgtgcattaattttgtatcctgctactttaccaaattcattgattagctctagtagttttctggtagcatctttaggattctctatgtagagtatcatgtcatctgcaaacagtgacagctttacttcttcttttccaatttggattccttttatttccttttcttctctgattgctgtggctaaaacttccaaaactatgttgaataagagtggtgagagtgggcaaccttgtcttgttcctgaccttagtggaaatgctttcagtttttcaccattgaggacgatgttggctgtgggtttgtcatatatggcctttattatgttgaggaaagatccctctatgcctactttctgcagggtttttatcataaatgggtgttgaattttgtcaaaagctttctctgcatctattgagatgatcatatggtttttcttcttcaatttgttaatatggtgtatcacgttgattgatttgcgtatattgaagaatccttgcattcctggagtaaaccccacttgatcatggtgtatgatccgtttaatgtgctgttggattctgtttgctagtattttgttgaggatttttgcatctatgttcatcagtgatattggcctgtagttttctttctttgtgacatccttgtctggttttggtatcagggtgatggtggcctcgtagaatgagttggggagtgttcctccctctgctatattttggaagagtttgagaaggataggtgatagctcttctctaaatgtttgatagaatttgcctgtgaagccatctggtcctgggcttttgcttgttggaagatttttaatcacagtttcaatttcagtgcttgtgattggtctgttcatattttctatttcttcctgattcagtcttggcaggttgtgcctttttaagaatttgtccatttcttccagattgtatattttattggcatagagttgcttgtagtaatctctcatgatcttttgtatttctgcagtgtcagttgttacttctcctttttcatttctaattctattgatttcagtcttctccctttttttgttgatgagtctggctaatggtttatcaattttgtttatcctttcaaagaaccagcttttagttttattgatctttgctatcgtttccttcatttctttttcatttatttctgatctgatttttatgatttctttccttctgctaactttgggtttttttgttcttctttctctaattgctttatgtgcaaggttaggttgtttattcgagatgtttcctgtttcttaaggtaggattgtattgctataaacttccctcttagaactgcttttgctgcatcccatagattttgagtcgtcgtgtctctgttgtcatttgtttctaggtattttttgatttcctctttgatttcttcagtgatcacttcattattaagtagtgtattgtttagcctccatgtgtttgtattttttacagatcttttcctgtaattgatatctagtctcatagcgttgtggtcagaaaagatacttgatacaatttcaattttcttaaatttaccaaggcttgatttgtgacccaagatatgatctatcctggagaatgttccatgagcacttgagaaaaatgtgtattctgttgtttttggatggaatgtcctataaatatcaattaagtccatcttgtttaatgtatcatttaaagcttgtgtttccttatttattttcattttggatgatctgtccattggtgaatgtggggtggtaaagtcccctactatgaatgtgttactgtcgatttccccttttatggctgttagtatttgccttatgtattgaggtgcttctatgttgggtgcataaatatttacaattgttatatcttcttcttggatcgatcccttgatcattatgtagtgtccttctttgtctcttgtaatagtctttattttaaagtctattttgtctgatatgagaattgctactccagctttcttttggtttccatttgcatgaaatacctttttccatccccttactttcagtctgtatgtgtctctagatctgaagtgggtctcttgtagacagcaaatatatgggtcttgtttttgtatccattcagccaatctgtgtcttttggtgggagcatttagtccatttacatttaaggtaattatcgatatgtatgttcctattcccattttcttaattgttttgggttcgttattgtaggtgttttccttctcttgtgtttcttgcctagagaagttcctttagcagttgttgtagagctggtttggtggtgctgaactctctcagcttttgcttgtctgtaaaggttttaatttctccaccaaatctgaatgagatccttgctgggtagagtaatcttggttgcaggtttttctccttcatcactttaaatatgtcctgccagtcccttctggcttgcagattttctgctgaaagatcagctgttaaccttatggggattcccttgtgtgttatttgttgtttctcccttgctgctttaatatgttttctttgtatttaatttttgacagtttgattaatatgtgtcttggcatatttctccttggatttatcctgtatgggactctctgtgcttcctggacttgattaactatttcctttcccatattagggaagttttcaactataacctcttcaaatattttctcagtccctttctttttctcttcttcttctggaacccctataattcgaatgttggtgcgtttaatgttgtcccagaggtctctgagactgtcctcagttcttttcattcttttttctttattctgctctgcattagttatttccactattttatcttccaggtcacttatccgttcttctgcctcagttattctgctattgatcccatctagagtatttttcatttcatttattgtgttgttcatctttgtttgtttcatctttagttcttctaggtccttgttaaatgtttcttgcattttgtctattcttttccaagattttggatcatctttactatcattattctgaattctttttcaggtagactgcctatttcctcttcatttgttaggtctggtgggtttttatcttgctccttcatctgctgtgtgtttttctgtcttttcattttgcttatcttactgtgtttggggtctcctttttgcaggctgaaggttcgcagttcctgttgtttttagtgtctgtccccagtggctaaggttggttcagtgggttgtgtaggcttcctggtggaggatactagtgcctgtgttctggtggatgaggctggatcttgtctttctggtgggcaggtccacgtttggtggtgtgttttggggtgtctgtagacttattatgattttgggcagcctctctgctaatgggtggggttgtgttcctgtcttgctaggtgtttggcataggatgtccagcactgtagcttgctggtcattgagtgaagctgggtgctggcgttgagatggagatctctgggagactttcGCCGTTTgctattatgtgcagctgggaggcctcttgtggaccagtgtcctgaagttggctctcccacctcagaggcacagcactaactcctggctgcagcaccaagaacctttcatccacacggctccttaatttgggatgattcgttgtctattcaggtattccacagatgcagggtacatcaagttgattgtggagctttaatccgctgcttctgaggctgctgagagagatttccctttctcttctttgttctcacagctcccagggcctcagctttggatttggccccgcctgtgcgtgtaggtcgtcggagggcgtctgttctttgctcagacaggacggggttaaaggagccgctgattcggaggctctggctcactcaggccgggggtagggagggtcacggagtgcagggcgagcctgcggcggcagaggccgaagtgacgttgcgccagcctgaggcgcaccgtgcgttctcccggggaagttgtccctggatcccgggaccctggcagtggcgggctgcacaggctccccggaagggggtgtggatagtgacctgtgttcgcacacaggcttcttggtggcggcagcagcggccttagcgtctcatgtctgtctctggggtccgcgcttttagccgcggatcgcgcctgtctctggagttcctttaagcagcgttcttaatctcctctcctcgtgcaccaggaaataaagagggaggaaaaagtctcttgcctcttcggcaggtgcagacttttccccggactccctcccggctagccgtggtgcactaacgccctgcaggctgtgttcatgccgccaaccccagtcctctcctggcgctccgactgaagcccgagcctcagctcccagccccgcccgccccggcgggtgagcagacaagtctctccgCTAGTGAGTggcggtcggccctgatcctctgtgctggaatctctccgctttgccctctgcaccccggTTGcttggctccgaagctccccccctctgccacccgcagtctccgcccacgaaggggattcctagtgtgtggacacttttcctccttcacagctccctcccgctggtgcaggacccgtccctatccttttgtctctgtttattttttccttttgccctacccaggtacgtggggggtttcttgccttttgggaggtctgaggtcttctgccagccttcagtaggtgttctgtaggagtttttccacgtgtagatgtatttctggtgtatctgtggggaggactTGGAGAGTTTTCATGCCGTGGCACAGAAAGGGTAGAAGGTAGAGCCTGGTGGCCTCCCTAAATTAAAATAATCCAGAAAGACAAGGACAGTTAGAGTTCGAAGGACAGAATATCAGGAGAGAGCTTCACAGAGAGAGAACCAAAGAGATCTGCAAAGAGTCCCCCTTGAATATTCAGCAGAGTACTGATAAGTGCATGCATATGAAGAAACTACCCAAGTCCAGGGAAAGAACCATCCAACTGGATTAGAACTAGGCCTGGCACATGGGTCAATTGGAAGAACATAATTCACAGGGCATAGAATACACAGGAAGGTTGTGGGGAATAATTAGCCCTGGACTAAGTACCAGTGCAGACCCAATTAACAAATCATAGAAGGAAGACCCTGAAAGATCAaattgtttccaagtaacttaactatCTCAGTACAAAGATCAGGAAGATTTATAGGAATACTAATAATAAAACCCTAGCAcctaaggtaaaattcacaatgtctgttATCCAAACAAAGATGATTAGGCATAAAAAGAAGCAAGAGGTACATACCACAATATGGAATAACCTTGAAAAACGTATGtcaagtgaaaggagccagtcacaaaggaccgcatattgtatgatcccatttatagacaatgtccagaataggcaagtccatagagacaaagtagattagtaggtctggtggggtgggggaggaaggtaactggggaaaaaaaggcaatgacTGCTAAGGGGTATGGGATTGCTTTTTGGGGtgttgaaaatgttctgaaactgAGTGTGGTAATGGTTGCAGAACTCTGTAAGTatactaaaaataaacatttaactgtacactttatttttttaatgaatttattttattttgggctgcattgggtctttgttgatgtgcgcgggttttctctagctgcagcgagtgaGGGCTGCATTTggtcgtggtgcgtgggcttctcattgcggtggcttctcttgttgtggagcatgggctctaggtgcgtgggcttcagtagttgtggcacgtgggctcagtagttgtggcacgtgggctctagagcttggactcagtagttgtggcacacgggcttagttgctccatggcacgtgggatcttcctggaccagggatcgaacccatgtcccctgcattggcaggcagattcttaaccactgcgccacgagggaggtcctaactgtacactttaaatggtgtATTGTGTGGcatgtgaactatatctcaataaaagagtgttggttttttttaagcAGGAAAACATGAACCATAATGATCAATCAATGGAAACTAACACAGAATggacacagatgttagaattaggaGACAATGATGctaaaaaagttattaaagctACACTGCATATGTTAAAAAAGTTGAGCAGAGACATGGAATATATATAAGTACCCACAATGAAAtcctaaagatgaaaaatacaccagatgGAATTAATGACtagacattgcagaagaaaaacaTCAGTAGTTTAAATCATAGCAGTAGAAACTAAGAAAATgtaacagaggaaaaaagaatccccaaaaaatgaaaatagaaaaaagcatAAATGAGCTGTGGGACAATTTCATGTGGCCTAATATGCAGGAAATAGAATCCccaaaggagaggaagggggacaGAAAAAGTACGTGAAGAAGTAAAGTTCTgaactttccaaaattaatgaaagataTAAACTCACAGATCCAAGAAGTTCAATGAACATCAGCAAAAGGTAGATGAAAAATACTATACAAAGGCAcattgtgggaattccctggccatcaagtggttaggactctgtgctctcactgccgagggcccgggttggggaactaaaatcccacaagccacgtgctgtggcctaaaaacaaacaaacaaaggcacATTGTTATAAAACTGCTCCAAACCAATGATACAGAGaaaatcttttttgtttattttttcttccaattttattgagatataatcaacttacagcactgtataagtttgaagtgtacagcataatgacttgacttacatacaccatgaaatgattatcacaataagtttagtgaacatccatcatcccatatagatacaaaattaaggaaatagaaaaaaagtttttccttgtgatcctcttaggatttactctcttttatatataacatacagcaaaaCGGCAGGAAGTTGGTTATTTACTTAATGCTGTATATCAATAGGACAGTCACCAGAGAATGAAGAATGATGCACATGCCTGTCATACAAAGTTGTCATGAGGAAGGGTGTCAGGATTGAAAAGGACCAAGATCTAATGACTGAGTAACCTGTGGAAGAAATCCAAACTTGGATGAACGTTTAGGCGTTCCAGATTTGTGGGAATGAGTTGTAAGTATCTATGTCTCAGTAAAAATCTTTCTCAAAACATAAATCTTGAAGTTAAGCATGGCTCTGCTCAGACCCGGTTGGGTCAACTTTAGTATTAGAATTGCTCCTTGGAACATTTCGCCTTCTTTTGTGGATGTGGCTCAATGAATTAATTTTCTCTAATGCATCCTGGAAAATGGTTTGTTTGTAGATTGAGAAATTGGTTAAGTTTTGCTCTGATGTCTTGAAAAGTAGCATACTAATCTCCTTCATTTAACAACTAATTattgaacattcattcattcatttatccaaaatatattgagTGCCTCCAACACACCAGGCACACTGTACTAAATTTGGGGGATCAAACAGTAAACAGAGCAATGTCCTTGGAGGAGAAaggtgatgaatgaatgaatatacatatatttatatttatatataaattagagATAAGATGGATTAGGAGACAGGAAGGGTTGAGGTAAGAGTAGGAAGTTGTATATTATTTGGATGATCAAAGAAACTTCTGTGATAAGGTGACATTGGAGCAGAAACCTGAAGGGAGTGAGGGAATGAACCCTGTGGAAATTTAGGGGAAGAGCATTCTCGGCAGAAGGAACAGGATATCAGTGCAGCTTGAGCAGATGAGTCACagaggggtggagtgggggcaGAATATGCAGGGCCTTGTAGGCCATTAAAATGCTTTGGCTAATTGTGAACATGTGGTTTCCCAAACCTGAGTAACTTTCTCACATCCCTCTGTTGTTCCCTACTATCCCTTGGCCACATCCTCTGGATAACTTGTACCAATTCCTGAAGGCTTAGTTTTTGCATTATACTTTCTTGAGAGTCTTTACTAATATAAAATTTGGATTAAAAATTCCTCCCCCATGGTGCTCTGCACCCCCCACAATGTTACAAGGTACAGAGTTGACTTGCTATGCTTGAGACTTCTCCAAGGGCAGATGTTATATATCCCCAGTGCCCCTCATCAAACCTAATACttagtagatgctcaagaaaatgtttgttgaaccaAATAAATGTACAATTCATAAAAAAATGCTTTTGGCTACTATTCTGAGTGGGATAGGGAGCCATTTGGAGGGTTTGGAGCACAGGAGAGAGACACGACCAGACTTGCCTTTTCAAAATAGCACTGGCTTCTGTGTGTGGACTAAGGCAGGGAGCAGGAGAAGGTAAAGCAAGGAGGGAAGTTGGAGGCTATTTCAGTAAATCAGGCAATGGTTTTTGGTGGTTTGGACACTGGGAAGTGGAGGAGACAAGATGTATTCTGGaattattttgaaggtagagctgcAGGGATATGTTGATGGGTTAGATATAGGGTGTGTGGATGATAGGAGTTAAGAATGACTCTGAAGGTTTTAGTTAAGCTGAGAGTCAGCTGGAGGAACAGATTAAGAGGGGGAATTGGgagttttgtattatttttgtgaaCTCTGAAATGCTTATGAAATATCATATAGAGATGTTGGGTAGGTGATTGGATATAACTGAATGTCAGGAGTGAGGTACAGGCTGGAGATAACAAATTTAGGAGGCATCAGTATATCAAAGTCATTTAAAGTCAGGAGACAGAGGAGATCACCTAGGGAGTGAAAGTAGGTGGGGGGAGGTTAGAAGCCTAAGCCCTGAAGCATTTCCAAGGTACAAAGAtcaggggaaagaggaggaactGGCAAAAGATTGAGTAGGAGCAGCCAGTGAGGCAGGAACAGAACCAAGAAAGGATTTCTGGAAGTCAAGAGAAAAGGCATTTCAAGAAGGGAGTCAAATGGTGCTGAGAgggaggaattccctggtggcgcagtggttaagaacctgcctgccaatgcaggggacatgggttcgagccctggtccaggaagattccacatgccgcggagcaactaagcccgtgtgccataactatggagcctgtgctctagagcccgcgagccacgactactgaagcccgcgtgcctagagcctgtgctcctcaaaaagagaagccaccgcaatgagaagcctgcgcaccacaacgaagagcagcctccactcgctgcaacgaagacccaatgcagccaaaaataaataaataaatttaaaaagttgctGAGAGGGAAGATGAGGAGTATTCATGATATGCAGGCACTGGGTGTACAAAGATGAACCAgaatgccaggcacatagtaggtgtccaTGTACTTTTAATTGTAACAaagtatacataacataaaatttaccaccttaaccatttttgaATGTACAGTTCAGGAATGTTAagaatattcacattgttgtgaaacagatctccagaactttttcatcttgcaaaactgaaactctgctcGGCGCAGAGACTGTTTAGTCCTGGGTCTTGCAAGTTTATTGTTCTCTCCGTCTGGACTCGAGGCTTCTGTCACAACCATGCTCCGCCTAATCATCGGTCAGGCCAAGAAGCATCTTAGCTTGATCCCCCTCTTCATATTTATTGAAGCGGGAGGTACTGGAGCAACACTGTATGTCTTGCGCCAGGCATTGTTCAATCCAGATGTCAGTTGGGACAGAAAGAGTAACCCAGAACCCTGGAAAAAACTGGGTCCCAATGATCAGTACAAGTTCTACTCAGTGAATGTAGATTACAGCAAATTGAAGAAAGAAGGTCCAGACTTCTAAATGAAATGTTTCATTATAAAGCTGCTTAGAATGAAGGTCTTCCAGAAGCCATCTGCACAATTTTCCACTTAACCAGGAAACATTTCCCCTCTAAATGCAcgaaatcagggacttccctagtggtccagaggttaagacttggcacttccactgcagggggcgccggttcgatccctggttggggaactaagatcccacgtgctgcgtggtacggccaaaaagtaaaaaataaataaataaacgcaCGAAATCATGTTGGTGTATTGTGTTGGGGTTTACACTGCTTAATAAATAGTCTGAAACTTGAAAAAAGACCCTGAAACTCTAGACCCAttaaacatctccccatttccccctcccccagcccctggcaaccacctttctactttatgtttctatgaatttgactccttTATTGGCTatattgggtcttagttgaggcacgcgggatctttcgttgcagcacacgggcttctctctagttatggcacatgggcttcagagcatgtgggctctgtagttgcagcacacgggctctctagttgtggtgcacaggcttagttgccccgtggcatgtgggatcttagttccctgaccagggattgaaccggtgtcccctgcattgcaagaccaattcttaaccactggaccaccagcgaagtcccaatTTGACTCCTTTAGATatatcatataagtggaatcatacagtatttgttttcttatgactggcttatttcacttagcataacatcctcaaggttcatccgtgttgaagcatgtgtcagaatttccttccctttaaaggctgaataatattctattgtatgaatataccacgtTTTGCTTATCAATTCATTTATCGATGGACATTTgtattgcttccaccttttggctattgggaataatgctgctatgaacatgggtgtgcaaagtCTCTTTGATACTGTGCTTTCAATTAATTTGGATATttgtccagaag is from Orcinus orca chromosome X, mOrcOrc1.1, whole genome shotgun sequence and encodes:
- the LOC117197517 gene encoding cytochrome c oxidase subunit NDUFA4-like — translated: MLRLIIGQAKKHLSLIPLFIFIEAGGTGATLYVLRQALFNPDVSWDRKSNPEPWKKLGPNDQYKFYSVNVDYSKLKKEGPDF